One genomic region from Pyrinomonadaceae bacterium encodes:
- a CDS encoding M48 family metalloprotease, which translates to MKHSLSRAVIALGIAMSLWLTSVAAVAAPRRLQDQNPSSSQQKDKDKNAKPQPATTQTARTKPLSTSEDPTMIGKRKINKGIWSGGIIGAAGTESEVKLGRQLAAQVDREARFVDDPIITEYVNRVGQNIVLHSDAKIPFTIRVIDSDEVNAFALPGGFFYVNKGLVLAADNEAELAGVMAHEIAHVAARHAMENQAKMRAIDLGLLAGILLGGGVIGNVLYNAGGLIEGLSFLKFTRGAEEEADKLGVQYMWAAGYDPNAMATMFEKLEAKNKKKPGTLAKLFATHPAPPDRRAAAIALAARFPEREEYVISSSEFQRVKNRMLRLSNARASSTGAIAGSEDGTPGRPTLKRRQPTPDDPAATNPDGTPKTDTTKPAPPTLRRDPTAQPSPSPQP; encoded by the coding sequence ATGAAGCATAGCCTCTCTCGCGCCGTCATCGCCCTGGGCATTGCCATGAGTCTCTGGCTGACGAGCGTTGCCGCTGTAGCCGCGCCGCGTCGCCTGCAGGATCAGAACCCATCCAGCTCTCAGCAAAAAGACAAAGACAAGAACGCGAAGCCGCAGCCCGCTACTACGCAGACTGCCCGCACCAAGCCGCTCTCGACCAGCGAAGACCCTACGATGATTGGCAAACGCAAAATCAACAAGGGCATCTGGTCAGGAGGAATTATCGGTGCTGCCGGAACGGAGTCGGAAGTAAAGCTGGGCCGCCAACTGGCCGCGCAGGTGGATCGCGAGGCAAGATTCGTCGACGATCCGATTATTACTGAGTACGTAAATCGCGTCGGCCAGAATATCGTTCTGCATTCCGACGCCAAGATTCCATTCACAATTCGAGTCATCGATTCCGATGAGGTGAATGCTTTTGCTCTGCCGGGCGGCTTCTTCTATGTAAACAAGGGCTTAGTCCTGGCGGCTGACAATGAAGCCGAACTGGCAGGCGTGATGGCGCACGAAATTGCGCACGTTGCCGCGCGACACGCTATGGAGAACCAGGCCAAGATGCGTGCCATCGACCTCGGTCTCCTTGCAGGCATCCTGCTCGGCGGCGGAGTCATCGGGAACGTTTTGTACAACGCGGGCGGATTGATCGAAGGACTTAGTTTTCTAAAGTTCACGCGTGGCGCCGAAGAGGAAGCCGACAAGCTCGGAGTTCAATACATGTGGGCCGCCGGTTACGATCCGAACGCGATGGCCACGATGTTTGAGAAGCTGGAAGCCAAGAACAAGAAGAAACCCGGGACGCTCGCGAAGCTTTTCGCAACGCACCCGGCGCCGCCTGATCGACGGGCCGCTGCCATCGCCTTAGCTGCGCGCTTTCCGGAACGTGAAGAGTACGTCATTAGTTCTTCGGAATTTCAGCGCGTGAAGAATCGTATGCTGCGTTTATCGAATGCGCGCGCTAGTTCAACGGGAGCGATTGCCGGTAGCGAAGACGGAACACCCGGACGTCCGACGTTGAAGCGACGTCAGCCGACCCCGGATGATCCGGCCGCGACGAATCCGGACGGCACACCAAAGACGGACACGACCAAGCCCGCGCCGCCGACACTGCGCCGCGATCCAACCGCACAGCCGTCGCCGTCGCCACAGCCATAA
- the pgsA gene encoding CDP-diacylglycerol--glycerol-3-phosphate 3-phosphatidyltransferase, translating into MNLPNALTLSRIFIVPLLVVVLLTPLSNRIGVPQHILGVLIFTVAALTDFFDGRLARSRKQVSKLGKLLDPIADKLLISAALIALVENHLAPAWAVVIIVGREFAVTGLRSVAATEGKIISASGMGKFKMVMQVITVGLLILSLPPSGGGAPVSNFGKPFPAIKFWTVPELQTAWGHLTGPGNTTWADWQVLLYTTGRAMLWIVVLSAIYSMWDYFRAFYAEVVREKQAKAKASAAAATAQERI; encoded by the coding sequence TTGAACCTTCCGAATGCACTGACGCTTTCCCGGATTTTTATCGTGCCGTTGCTGGTGGTTGTGCTGCTGACGCCGCTGAGCAACCGCATCGGGGTGCCGCAACACATTCTGGGCGTTTTGATTTTCACCGTCGCCGCACTGACGGATTTTTTTGATGGCAGGCTGGCGCGAAGCAGGAAACAGGTTTCGAAGCTCGGAAAGCTACTCGATCCGATAGCCGACAAGCTCTTGATTTCTGCCGCGCTGATCGCGCTCGTTGAAAATCATCTCGCGCCGGCGTGGGCGGTTGTGATCATCGTCGGTCGCGAATTTGCCGTCACCGGCTTGCGTTCGGTCGCGGCGACTGAGGGAAAAATCATCTCGGCCTCGGGCATGGGCAAGTTCAAAATGGTCATGCAGGTGATCACAGTGGGTCTTCTAATTTTGTCCTTGCCACCCTCAGGCGGTGGCGCGCCCGTTTCGAATTTCGGCAAACCGTTTCCGGCGATCAAGTTCTGGACTGTGCCTGAATTGCAAACGGCGTGGGGTCATTTGACCGGGCCGGGAAATACCACGTGGGCTGACTGGCAAGTGCTGCTGTACACGACCGGCCGCGCGATGCTGTGGATAGTGGTGCTGTCGGCAATTTATTCAATGTGGGATTACTTTCGGGCATTCTACGCGGAGGTGGTCCGAGAGAAACAGGCGAAAGCCAAGGCCAGCGCTGCCGCCGCCACGGCTCAAGAGCGAATTTAG
- the uvrA gene encoding excinuclease ABC subunit UvrA, with translation MAIDRISVRGARQHNLKNIDVDIPRDKLTVITGLSGSGKSSLAFDTIYAEGQRRYVESLSAYARQFLDQLEKPDVDSVEGLSPAISIEQKTVARSPRSTIGTVTEIYDYLRLLFSSVGLPHCPQCAAPITRQSVDQILQDVLSLPEGERVMVLAPIVRGRKGEFKKELAKLARDGFIRARIDGELRALDEDIRLDKRRNHTIEAVVDRLLIKSGINDRLGESIRTALKLTSGAVVVSVVDGEEKLYSEKMACVNCGINVPPLEPRSFSFNSAYGACRNCHGLGTVVEVDPAKLIPNAELKAEELPFAEADKAGTAYLRSALLALIAHFRGDANAPFRDQPEQIREAFFHGLAASIKFRQGLYSYKGPWKGALPWLRERLNEPPSEKIRAALEEMVSPAVCSECDGRRLRSDSLAVRVGGRGIADYTNMTIEDAIKAFDQVKLDKRAQQIAGLIMQEIRNRLRFLETVGLGYLTLDRPSATLSGGEGQRIRLATQIGSQLRGVLYVLDEPSIGLHPRDNRRLLDTLAALRDLGNTVLVVEHDEETIRRADYVVDLGPGAGTHGGIVVARGTADDVAHNRNSVTGLYISGERKIPIPLDRRLPNGKAITIRGAHHNNLKDIDVSFPLALLTVVTGVSGSGKSTLVQDILYRALAKELYGSLAEPGAHQAIDGLEHLDKVIEIDQSPIGRTPRSNPATYTGLFTPIRELYAMLPESRERGYKPGRFSFNVKGGRCEGCEGEGLKRIEMNFLPDVYVLCDVCRGARYNRETLSVKYKGKSIAELLDTTVEEALPVLENVPQIKQKLQTLLDVGLGYIKLGQSATTLSGGEAQRIKLAKELSKRATGRTVYILDEPTTGLHFADVHKLLDVLQRLVSLGNTVIVIEHNLDIIKSADFIIDLGPEGGAHGGRVVASGTPEEVAAVRRSHTGQVLKPLLNGNAKRNGAKPASEPPHIAEESKKVA, from the coding sequence ATGGCAATTGATCGCATCAGTGTCCGTGGAGCCCGCCAACACAACCTGAAAAATATCGACGTAGATATCCCGCGCGACAAGCTGACCGTCATTACCGGCCTGTCCGGATCGGGAAAATCTTCGCTCGCGTTCGACACCATTTACGCGGAAGGCCAGCGCCGATACGTCGAATCGCTGTCAGCGTATGCGCGGCAGTTTCTCGATCAGCTCGAAAAACCTGACGTCGATTCGGTGGAAGGACTATCGCCGGCGATCTCGATCGAGCAGAAGACCGTCGCCCGCAGTCCGCGTTCAACGATCGGCACAGTTACCGAGATTTACGACTACCTGCGCCTTTTGTTTTCGTCGGTGGGTCTTCCCCATTGCCCCCAGTGCGCGGCCCCGATCACTCGTCAAAGTGTCGATCAGATTCTGCAAGACGTACTCAGTCTTCCCGAAGGCGAGCGCGTGATGGTTTTGGCGCCGATCGTGCGCGGTCGCAAAGGCGAGTTCAAGAAAGAGTTGGCAAAGCTCGCGCGTGACGGCTTCATTCGTGCCCGTATCGACGGCGAGTTACGCGCGCTCGATGAAGACATTCGGCTGGACAAGCGGCGCAATCACACGATCGAAGCGGTCGTTGATCGGTTGCTGATCAAGTCAGGAATAAACGACCGGCTCGGTGAATCGATTCGCACGGCTTTGAAATTGACGAGCGGCGCCGTGGTCGTCTCGGTTGTAGATGGGGAAGAGAAGCTCTACTCGGAAAAAATGGCGTGTGTGAATTGTGGCATCAACGTGCCGCCGCTCGAACCGCGCTCTTTTTCCTTCAACTCGGCGTACGGCGCGTGCCGAAACTGCCACGGCCTGGGAACCGTTGTCGAAGTTGATCCCGCGAAGCTAATCCCGAATGCGGAACTGAAGGCTGAAGAGTTACCCTTCGCCGAAGCAGATAAAGCCGGGACTGCCTACTTGCGAAGCGCGCTGCTTGCCCTGATCGCGCATTTTAGAGGCGACGCGAACGCGCCGTTTCGGGACCAGCCTGAGCAAATTCGCGAGGCCTTCTTCCACGGGTTGGCGGCGTCAATTAAATTTCGCCAGGGTCTTTACAGTTATAAGGGGCCTTGGAAAGGCGCGCTGCCGTGGCTGCGCGAGCGCTTGAATGAGCCGCCCAGCGAAAAAATTCGGGCCGCGCTGGAAGAAATGGTTTCGCCGGCGGTTTGTTCTGAGTGCGACGGACGTCGCCTGCGATCGGATTCGTTGGCGGTACGCGTCGGCGGACGCGGTATCGCGGACTACACGAACATGACCATCGAAGACGCCATCAAGGCCTTCGATCAAGTGAAGCTGGACAAGCGGGCCCAACAGATCGCCGGTTTGATCATGCAGGAGATCCGCAATCGACTGCGGTTTCTCGAAACGGTGGGCCTGGGATATCTAACGCTGGATCGGCCGTCAGCCACTTTATCGGGCGGCGAAGGTCAGCGGATTCGTCTCGCAACGCAAATTGGATCTCAACTTCGCGGCGTGTTGTACGTTTTGGACGAGCCTTCGATCGGGCTGCATCCGCGCGACAACCGGCGTTTGTTGGATACGCTGGCGGCGTTGCGCGATCTGGGCAATACGGTTTTGGTGGTTGAGCACGATGAGGAAACTATCCGTCGCGCAGACTACGTTGTCGATCTTGGCCCCGGCGCCGGGACGCACGGCGGAATTGTGGTGGCGCGCGGTACGGCAGACGATGTGGCTCACAATCGTAACTCCGTAACGGGCCTGTACATCAGCGGCGAGAGGAAAATCCCAATTCCACTCGATCGCCGTCTGCCCAACGGCAAAGCGATTACGATTCGTGGCGCTCACCACAATAACTTAAAAGACATTGATGTCTCTTTTCCGTTGGCCTTGTTGACTGTTGTCACCGGCGTGTCAGGTTCAGGCAAGTCTACTTTGGTGCAGGACATCCTCTATCGTGCACTGGCGAAAGAACTGTATGGTTCGCTCGCTGAGCCGGGCGCGCACCAGGCGATCGACGGGCTCGAGCATCTGGACAAAGTAATCGAAATCGATCAGTCACCGATTGGCCGGACGCCACGTTCAAATCCTGCGACGTACACCGGTTTATTCACCCCGATTCGCGAGCTATACGCCATGCTGCCTGAGTCGCGCGAGCGCGGCTACAAGCCCGGCCGCTTCTCGTTCAACGTTAAAGGGGGCCGTTGCGAAGGCTGCGAAGGCGAAGGACTGAAAAGAATCGAAATGAATTTCCTGCCGGACGTTTACGTGCTCTGCGACGTCTGCCGGGGCGCGCGCTACAACCGCGAGACGCTATCGGTGAAGTACAAAGGCAAATCGATCGCTGAGCTTTTGGACACCACGGTCGAAGAGGCCCTGCCGGTACTCGAGAACGTTCCGCAAATCAAGCAAAAGCTCCAGACGCTGCTCGACGTCGGACTTGGTTACATCAAGCTGGGCCAGTCGGCCACGACCTTGTCAGGTGGCGAAGCGCAGCGAATTAAATTGGCGAAGGAGCTTTCGAAGCGGGCGACGGGCAGAACTGTTTACATCCTCGACGAGCCAACGACGGGTTTGCACTTCGCCGACGTTCACAAACTGTTGGATGTGCTGCAAAGGCTTGTCAGCCTCGGCAACACTGTCATCGTCATCGAGCACAATCTCGACATCATCAAGAGCGCGGACTTCATCATCGATCTGGGGCCGGAAGGCGGGGCGCACGGGGGACGCGTCGTCGCCAGCGGAACTCCGGAAGAAGTTGCGGCCGTACGGCGGTCGCACACGGGCCAGGTCCTCAAACCGCTGCTCAACGGAAACGCGAAGCGCAACGGCGCGAAACCGGCTTCAGAACCGCCGCACATTGCCGAAGAAAGCAAGAAGGTCGCGTGA
- a CDS encoding D-sedoheptulose 7-phosphate isomerase, translating to MSERLSAIVNESLETKRKFFAAHSTEVERAAEMISATLASGGKLLIFGNGGSAADAQHIAGELVNRFLQERKALPAIALSTDGGVLTCIANDTGFENVFARQIEALGREGDVCVAISTSGQSANIVVACEQARSQGIKVIGLLGRDGGKVAPLCDLALIVPSDDTQRIQETHNLIGHILCELIETEVFPT from the coding sequence ATGTCAGAACGCCTCTCTGCTATCGTCAACGAAAGTCTAGAAACAAAGCGAAAGTTTTTCGCTGCGCACAGCACCGAAGTTGAGCGCGCGGCTGAAATGATCTCTGCGACACTCGCGTCGGGCGGGAAGCTGCTCATCTTCGGCAACGGCGGATCGGCGGCCGACGCGCAACACATCGCCGGCGAGCTGGTAAATCGTTTTCTTCAAGAGCGAAAGGCGCTGCCGGCAATCGCGCTGTCGACAGACGGCGGTGTACTCACATGTATCGCCAACGACACGGGATTTGAAAACGTTTTTGCGCGCCAGATCGAAGCGCTGGGGCGCGAAGGCGATGTCTGCGTCGCGATTTCAACGTCGGGCCAGTCAGCGAACATAGTCGTCGCCTGTGAGCAGGCGCGCTCGCAGGGAATCAAAGTAATCGGGTTATTGGGCCGGGATGGTGGAAAGGTTGCGCCCCTGTGCGATCTGGCGTTGATTGTTCCCAGCGACGATACACAGAGAATTCAGGAGACACACAATCTGATCGGTCACATCTTGTGTGAACTGATCGAAACGGAAGTGTTTCCGACATGA